One window from the genome of Spirosoma rhododendri encodes:
- a CDS encoding DUF3237 domain-containing protein, with protein sequence MHLRLLLLLLISCALLTTGTFAQTTPTAPGLEFIYELQVTVDPALVVGETMHGTRRIIPITGGTFSGPKLKGTIVNGGADWQLVHPNGVAELNALYTLKTDDGTLIYINNRGMRSATPETAQRIANGESVDPREYYFRAAPSFEAPPGKYDWLNRALFISKGIRAPKGVTIQVWQVL encoded by the coding sequence ATGCACCTCCGTTTGTTATTGCTCCTGCTAATCAGTTGCGCCCTCCTTACCACCGGCACATTCGCGCAGACCACGCCCACTGCGCCGGGGCTGGAATTTATCTACGAACTACAGGTCACTGTCGACCCCGCGCTTGTCGTTGGCGAGACGATGCACGGCACCCGCCGGATTATCCCGATTACGGGCGGGACATTCAGCGGCCCCAAGCTCAAAGGCACCATCGTCAACGGCGGGGCCGACTGGCAGCTTGTTCACCCCAACGGTGTAGCCGAACTAAACGCACTTTACACGCTGAAAACCGACGATGGCACACTGATTTACATCAACAACCGGGGTATGCGTTCGGCAACGCCCGAAACAGCTCAGCGCATTGCCAACGGCGAATCCGTCGACCCTCGCGAGTACTATTTTCGGGCCGCGCCCTCGTTCGAAGCCCCACCCGGCAAATACGACTGGCTAAACCGCGCCCTGTTTATCTCGAAAGGCATCCGCGCTCCGAAAGGCGTCACGATTCAAGTCTGGCAAGTTCTGTGA
- a CDS encoding LysR family transcriptional regulator codes for MELRQLKYFVGVADELHYGRAAQKLFISQPALSQQIKLLEGELGVELFVGLRRTQARRVELTEAGAVLLAEARQILELSRQAIEKTRQVGLNQTVVTLGVFKLILPERILRMLDLFASHFPNIDVQLVELSNTLQVQEQVASGKIDMGLTVLPLLKPGLTVHQYAEAEYSILMSRQHRLADQPTVRIDQFQADKWIDHGRDFGLFFGQLEDVCRQVGVERERNIVQVVPSFDLLKSLVSMGRGVAFTPATLNLSQEPNLVAKPIVNADGSPFRQVIIQHVLIHCTDRPTPLVQALAGLIG; via the coding sequence ATGGAACTTCGCCAGCTCAAATACTTTGTGGGGGTCGCTGATGAACTGCATTACGGGCGTGCCGCTCAGAAACTGTTCATCTCGCAACCCGCACTGAGTCAGCAGATTAAATTGCTGGAAGGGGAGCTGGGTGTTGAGCTGTTCGTGGGTTTACGGCGGACACAGGCCCGGCGCGTCGAACTGACCGAAGCGGGGGCGGTGCTGCTGGCCGAAGCCCGGCAGATTCTTGAACTGAGTCGGCAGGCTATCGAAAAAACGCGGCAGGTCGGGCTAAATCAGACCGTCGTAACGCTGGGTGTGTTTAAACTGATTTTGCCGGAACGTATCCTGCGAATGCTCGATTTGTTTGCCAGCCACTTCCCCAATATCGACGTGCAACTGGTTGAACTGAGCAACACGCTTCAGGTGCAGGAACAGGTTGCCAGCGGAAAAATTGACATGGGGCTGACGGTGCTGCCGTTGCTCAAACCCGGCCTGACGGTGCACCAGTATGCTGAAGCCGAATACAGTATCCTGATGAGCCGCCAGCACCGGCTTGCCGACCAGCCGACGGTGCGTATCGACCAGTTTCAGGCCGATAAATGGATTGACCACGGACGGGATTTCGGCTTGTTTTTCGGGCAACTGGAAGATGTCTGTCGGCAGGTGGGGGTCGAGCGCGAACGCAATATCGTGCAGGTCGTACCTTCGTTTGATCTGCTTAAAAGTCTGGTCAGCATGGGCCGGGGCGTCGCCTTCACCCCGGCAACGCTCAACCTGTCACAGGAGCCGAATCTGGTGGCTAAACCTATCGTCAACGCCGACGGTAGCCCCTTCCGGCAGGTCATCATCCAACACGTACTAATACACTGCACCGACCGACCAACGCCCCTTGTGCAGGCCCTCGCCGGACTGATTGGCTAG
- a CDS encoding crotonase/enoyl-CoA hydratase family protein, which yields MLPATIHTEIRDNILIVKLNRPEKRNALNDETVLGIEQVFSDIPAGIGCAIIYGEGDHFSAGLDLSALTERDAVQGLHHSRMWHRALDRVQFGTVPVIAVLHGACVGGGLELASACHIRVAETSTFYALPEGQRGIFVGGGASVRVPKLIGMARMTDMMLTGRVYRADEGERIGLSQYVVEAGQGLEHALTLAKKIAWNAGMTNYALMHVLPRIVDSGQTEGLLIESLMAAIAQQAPEAKARLHDFLAGRTPKVGQ from the coding sequence ATGCTTCCCGCAACTATTCATACCGAAATACGGGATAATATCCTGATTGTCAAACTAAACAGGCCTGAAAAACGGAACGCCCTGAACGATGAAACCGTGCTCGGCATTGAGCAGGTGTTTTCCGACATTCCGGCGGGTATCGGCTGCGCCATTATCTATGGCGAAGGCGATCATTTCAGCGCCGGACTCGACTTGTCGGCTCTAACCGAGCGCGACGCCGTGCAGGGGCTGCACCATTCCAGAATGTGGCACCGCGCTCTCGACCGGGTGCAGTTTGGTACCGTTCCCGTCATAGCGGTGCTGCACGGGGCCTGCGTGGGCGGGGGGCTTGAGCTGGCGAGCGCCTGCCACATTCGCGTGGCCGAAACCAGCACCTTCTACGCCTTACCCGAAGGGCAGCGCGGCATTTTTGTCGGGGGCGGGGCCTCGGTGCGGGTACCCAAACTCATCGGTATGGCCCGCATGACCGACATGATGCTGACCGGGCGTGTGTACCGGGCCGACGAAGGCGAACGCATCGGCCTGTCGCAATACGTGGTGGAGGCCGGGCAGGGGCTGGAACACGCCCTCACGCTGGCGAAGAAAATAGCGTGGAACGCGGGCATGACCAACTACGCCCTGATGCACGTACTGCCCCGCATCGTGGATTCGGGCCAGACGGAAGGGCTGCTCATCGAATCGCTGATGGCGGCTATTGCCCAGCAGGCTCCCGAAGCGAAAGCCCGTTTGCACGATTTTCTGGCCGGAAGAACCCCGAAAGTAGGTCAATAG
- a CDS encoding feruloyl-CoA synthase, with translation MHTNATPTNYKTAPFRSVGMHQPHVYAQQRPDGSVLLRTDEPLAERPYRLTARLPHWAAETPDRVFIGQREKAPVGQVGPWKTLTYAQTYGQVLRLAGWLLTTDASPERPVVILSENSIEHALLCLAALHVGLPVSVISPAYALRSTDFDKLRHVLNLLTPGVLFAQDGAAYADALHALAGNTTVLSVVNAPDLPGSIGWEAVMTTAPVADADAVKQAHEQIRPETIAKILFTSGSTGLPKGVINTHDNVSTNWQQITQTFPFMENGGLMMIDWLPWNHTFGGNHNLGLTLFNGGTLYIDEGNPTPAGLAITVANLRECRPTMYCNVPKGFADLIPYLRSDGALAETFFSNLKLLFYAGAGMPQHVWDALEDVAVATTGEKIVITTGLGCTESSPSALFASRPGGFAGLLGVPVRAFDLKLIPNGGKLEVRYRGRNVMPGYWRNPNATANAFDEEGFYCTGDALRFVDPNDPNEGMVFDGRIAEDFKLNTGTWVSVGALRARLIEAGQGLFTDAVITGHDQGFIGAILFPDLNHCRKHYALDSLTMSEIAIYPPLLDALDTVLTAFAKSNTGGSASQVRKAVFAPFLPSPERGEITDKGSINQRAVLANHPELLAQIYPV, from the coding sequence ATGCACACCAACGCCACACCCACCAACTACAAAACGGCTCCGTTCCGGTCTGTCGGGATGCATCAGCCGCACGTCTACGCGCAGCAGCGGCCCGACGGGTCGGTACTACTTCGCACCGACGAACCCCTCGCTGAACGGCCCTACCGACTGACCGCCCGACTACCACACTGGGCCGCAGAAACCCCCGACCGGGTGTTTATCGGGCAGCGTGAAAAAGCCCCCGTCGGGCAAGTAGGCCCCTGGAAAACGCTGACCTACGCTCAAACCTACGGGCAGGTGCTCCGGCTGGCGGGCTGGCTGCTCACCACTGATGCATCACCCGAACGACCGGTGGTGATTCTGTCGGAGAATAGCATCGAACACGCCCTGCTGTGCCTGGCTGCGCTGCACGTGGGCTTGCCCGTTTCGGTGATTTCGCCCGCCTACGCCCTGCGGTCGACGGATTTCGACAAGCTGCGGCACGTGCTGAACCTGCTGACACCGGGTGTGCTGTTTGCGCAGGATGGAGCCGCCTATGCCGATGCGCTGCACGCCCTGGCGGGCAACACCACCGTGCTGAGTGTTGTGAACGCACCCGACCTGCCCGGCAGTATCGGCTGGGAAGCCGTGATGACGACCGCGCCCGTTGCTGATGCCGACGCGGTTAAGCAGGCGCATGAGCAGATTCGACCCGAAACCATTGCCAAAATCCTGTTTACGTCGGGGTCTACGGGCTTGCCGAAGGGGGTTATCAACACCCACGACAACGTCAGCACCAATTGGCAGCAGATTACCCAGACGTTTCCGTTCATGGAAAACGGCGGGCTGATGATGATTGACTGGCTGCCGTGGAACCACACCTTTGGCGGCAATCATAACCTGGGACTCACGCTATTCAACGGGGGAACGCTCTACATCGACGAGGGCAACCCAACGCCGGCCGGTCTCGCCATAACCGTGGCAAACCTGCGCGAGTGCCGCCCCACGATGTACTGCAACGTACCGAAAGGGTTTGCCGACCTGATTCCGTACCTGCGTAGTGATGGCGCATTGGCCGAAACCTTTTTCAGCAACCTGAAACTGCTGTTTTATGCCGGGGCCGGTATGCCGCAGCACGTCTGGGACGCGCTGGAAGACGTTGCGGTGGCCACCACCGGCGAAAAAATTGTCATTACCACCGGACTTGGCTGCACCGAATCCAGCCCTTCAGCCCTGTTTGCCTCCCGGCCGGGCGGGTTTGCGGGGTTGTTGGGCGTACCGGTGCGGGCGTTTGACCTGAAACTGATTCCCAACGGCGGCAAGCTGGAAGTGCGCTACCGGGGCCGCAATGTGATGCCCGGCTACTGGCGCAACCCCAATGCTACGGCCAACGCATTCGACGAAGAAGGGTTCTACTGCACCGGCGACGCGCTCCGTTTCGTTGACCCCAACGACCCCAACGAGGGCATGGTGTTCGACGGGCGCATTGCCGAAGATTTCAAGCTGAACACCGGCACGTGGGTAAGTGTGGGGGCGTTGCGGGCCAGGCTCATCGAAGCGGGGCAGGGGCTGTTTACCGATGCCGTTATTACGGGTCACGACCAGGGGTTTATCGGGGCTATCCTGTTTCCCGACCTCAACCATTGCCGCAAACACTACGCACTCGATAGTCTGACAATGAGCGAGATAGCGATATATCCCCCGCTCCTTGACGCGCTCGATACCGTGCTGACGGCCTTCGCCAAGAGCAACACGGGCGGTAGTGCGAGTCAGGTCAGGAAAGCGGTGTTCGCTCCCTTTCTGCCCTCGCCCGAACGGGGCGAAATCACCGACAAGGGCAGTATTAATCAGCGGGCTGTTCTGGCCAATCACCCGGAATTGCTGGCGCAGATTTACCCGGTCTGA
- a CDS encoding TonB-dependent receptor: MKTNVLLLALSLTLGVPAVRATPVPSFYRAEQTVTGLVQDNAGSPIAGANVLLKGSTKGSQTDAKGQFSITVPDAKAVLVFSFVGYAPQEIAVGNRSVINVTMVAVNKSLDEVVVTGVFDPRTRLETSTSVSILKTKDVERMAATSAADYLKNVPGVFVNAGRGEIANQLTTRGLTLYPNAYSYNYVSMQEDGLPVTNINYATDYYIRPDATTARIEVLRGGSAAVTGPNAPGGIFNYISKTGGEVMGGEVRAKVGLEGDGRNPYYRADFDLGGPLNKDKSLRFNLGGFYRYANGARYPGYPANNGGQVKLNLTKTYKNGTIKLYGKFLDDRNLQYSFMPTQGWAEQALPAGFNYTDSYDMPSIQMQLPRNGQTVDFDSRNKYHSTEQSIGLNWMHELGNGFSLALNTKYSNKDMLQQGSQIVSPFIPTTNIFYILPGLAGRFGTYTFTDLATGQQLGTFTRLPGQPIVAGDKNNFPGVNNQVLFMPAFMTRRAAKESMSQASVSKQLKTMRFTAGMYYGTTTQTSDGQGTGSGPGAATIQDRPHMIGISLAATDGKTYQVTNPQGFMKLDEGGQNTSYVDQTVTSVFFGHDWQIIPKLNFDWGLRYEMVSNRGWNATTIPTNTADAVTFGGFDNNPLTLYDNFGGVPATPINYNIQSRYMSYSFGLNYRLGESQSVYARVSRGGKSPDVNTLYTLTSQFLVDNNTGNTLLQNVDQYEFGYKYTSERFKLFVTPFVSRLTNVITVNNFRNVDNTSYVPPLQHNSFITKGVEIEGDVALTKRISVRASALFQNSVADQYKTWVANANGPQDDVLLDFSGNKTGGVPPVMYSLSPRYTTNKFFAILNFNYVSDRPANTPNGFMMKGYSNTDVSMGYQVSSKLGLQLNVNNLFSQYGLLEWLGSGGFPANLNRDRITPDYVKANPNDVFSGLRNMPRAYYLTATYRF, translated from the coding sequence ATGAAGACAAATGTACTCTTGCTTGCGCTGAGCCTGACGCTGGGTGTTCCGGCGGTTCGGGCTACCCCTGTGCCGTCGTTCTATCGGGCCGAGCAGACCGTAACGGGTCTGGTGCAGGATAATGCCGGTTCGCCCATTGCCGGGGCCAATGTGCTGCTGAAAGGCAGTACCAAAGGGTCGCAAACCGACGCGAAAGGGCAGTTCAGTATCACGGTGCCCGACGCGAAGGCGGTGCTTGTGTTTTCGTTCGTGGGCTACGCTCCGCAGGAAATAGCAGTGGGTAACCGGTCGGTAATCAACGTCACGATGGTAGCGGTCAACAAGTCGCTTGATGAGGTGGTCGTTACGGGGGTGTTCGACCCGCGTACCCGGCTCGAAACATCGACCTCGGTCAGCATTTTGAAAACGAAGGATGTGGAGCGGATGGCGGCAACGAGCGCGGCCGATTACCTGAAAAACGTGCCGGGGGTGTTCGTCAATGCGGGGCGGGGTGAAATTGCCAATCAGCTTACAACCAGAGGCTTGACGCTTTACCCGAATGCGTATTCGTACAACTACGTATCGATGCAGGAAGATGGCCTGCCGGTAACGAATATCAACTACGCGACCGACTACTATATCCGCCCTGACGCGACGACGGCCCGGATCGAGGTACTGCGGGGTGGGTCGGCGGCCGTGACGGGGCCGAATGCACCGGGGGGTATCTTCAACTACATTTCCAAAACTGGTGGTGAGGTGATGGGGGGTGAAGTGCGGGCGAAAGTGGGGCTGGAAGGCGACGGACGAAACCCGTACTACCGCGCCGATTTTGACCTCGGCGGGCCACTGAACAAGGATAAAAGCCTGCGCTTTAACCTGGGTGGTTTCTACCGCTACGCCAACGGTGCGCGCTACCCCGGCTACCCCGCCAACAACGGGGGGCAGGTGAAGCTGAACCTGACGAAAACGTACAAAAACGGCACGATAAAACTGTACGGTAAATTCCTCGACGACCGCAACCTGCAATATTCCTTTATGCCGACGCAGGGCTGGGCGGAACAGGCACTACCTGCCGGTTTCAATTACACCGACTCCTACGATATGCCGTCGATTCAGATGCAATTGCCTCGCAACGGGCAGACGGTCGATTTCGATTCGCGCAACAAATACCACTCGACCGAGCAGAGCATTGGCCTGAACTGGATGCACGAACTGGGCAACGGTTTCTCGCTGGCCCTCAACACCAAGTATTCCAATAAGGATATGCTTCAGCAGGGGTCGCAGATTGTGTCGCCGTTTATTCCGACCACAAACATTTTCTATATCCTGCCGGGGCTGGCGGGGCGGTTCGGGACCTACACCTTCACCGACCTCGCCACGGGGCAGCAGTTGGGCACGTTTACGCGCCTGCCGGGTCAGCCAATCGTGGCGGGCGACAAAAACAATTTTCCCGGTGTCAACAATCAGGTGCTGTTTATGCCCGCATTCATGACCCGCCGGGCGGCTAAAGAAAGCATGAGTCAGGCCAGCGTATCGAAGCAGCTCAAAACCATGCGGTTTACGGCGGGGATGTACTACGGCACCACCACCCAAACCAGTGATGGGCAGGGCACCGGCTCCGGCCCCGGTGCGGCCACCATTCAGGACCGCCCCCACATGATTGGCATCAGTCTGGCCGCGACCGACGGTAAGACGTATCAGGTGACCAATCCGCAGGGGTTCATGAAACTCGATGAGGGCGGGCAGAATACCAGCTACGTCGATCAGACGGTGACTTCGGTCTTCTTCGGCCACGACTGGCAGATTATTCCCAAGCTCAATTTCGACTGGGGGCTGCGCTACGAAATGGTGAGCAATAGGGGCTGGAACGCCACCACTATACCGACCAACACGGCCGACGCCGTTACGTTCGGCGGCTTCGACAACAACCCGCTGACGCTGTACGACAACTTCGGCGGGGTACCGGCCACACCGATCAATTACAATATCCAGTCGCGCTATATGTCGTATTCGTTCGGGCTGAACTATCGCCTGGGCGAGTCGCAGTCAGTCTATGCGCGGGTATCGCGGGGGGGCAAATCGCCGGACGTAAACACGCTGTACACGCTGACTTCGCAGTTTCTGGTCGATAACAACACCGGCAACACGCTGTTGCAGAACGTCGACCAGTACGAGTTTGGCTACAAATACACCAGTGAGCGGTTCAAGCTGTTCGTGACGCCGTTCGTGAGCCGCCTGACCAATGTGATCACCGTCAACAATTTCCGCAACGTCGACAATACCTCGTATGTGCCGCCCCTTCAGCATAACTCGTTCATCACGAAAGGGGTAGAGATAGAGGGTGACGTGGCTTTGACGAAACGGATCTCGGTGCGGGCATCGGCGCTGTTCCAGAACTCGGTGGCCGATCAGTACAAAACCTGGGTAGCCAACGCCAACGGCCCGCAGGACGACGTACTACTCGACTTTTCGGGCAACAAAACGGGGGGCGTACCGCCGGTCATGTATAGCCTGTCGCCCCGGTACACAACGAACAAGTTTTTCGCCATCCTGAATTTTAACTACGTATCAGATCGTCCCGCCAACACGCCCAACGGCTTCATGATGAAAGGGTACTCCAATACTGATGTGTCGATGGGTTATCAGGTTAGTAGCAAGCTGGGTCTTCAACTGAATGTCAATAACTTGTTCAGCCAGTATGGGCTGCTGGAGTGGCTGGGGTCGGGCGGCTTTCCAGCCAACCTGAACCGCGACCGAATTACGCCCGACTACGTAAAAGCTAATCCCAACGACGTGTTTTCTGGCCTGCGGAATATGCCGAGAGCCTATTACCTCACCGCCACCTACCGTTTCTGA
- a CDS encoding alpha/beta hydrolase, with protein sequence MKKLLICCLLSMSALGQNVAKVDSGAINGAAYRIFFPANWKGKLVMYAHGYEFMGSPLQSKNPAFAKRMAPFLDRGFAVAASDYQYQGFALPQGVDDTETLRTYFVKKYGKPDTTFMVGHSMGGGITLATLENFGQNYVGGLPMCPLSSRPYLQCRKEFDLYATFNGLFPGIATPLADIFDLSKPYKAQNARTMPEKSKAIRTAILAKDSVLAVAFARRYDLKLDDLPMSLFFNENVLRDIAQKEGGNPFDNTNTLYSGFPNDLEVNQKAERLPATADPDKIFKKYDRTGKIDKPTVLMHTVYDQLIPARYAVDNFENMVHQQGRDQYFTVRYTNGQGHCNFTPEQTGAAFDALRAWVKTGKKAKAGYLE encoded by the coding sequence ATGAAAAAACTACTGATTTGTTGCTTGTTGAGCATGTCGGCCCTGGGCCAGAACGTGGCAAAGGTTGATTCGGGGGCCATCAACGGTGCCGCCTACCGCATCTTTTTTCCCGCCAACTGGAAGGGGAAACTGGTGATGTATGCCCACGGATACGAGTTTATGGGTTCCCCGCTGCAAAGCAAAAACCCGGCGTTTGCCAAACGCATGGCTCCCTTTCTCGACCGGGGGTTTGCTGTGGCCGCGTCCGATTACCAGTATCAGGGGTTTGCGCTGCCGCAGGGAGTCGATGACACGGAAACGCTGCGTACCTATTTTGTGAAAAAGTACGGCAAACCCGACACCACGTTTATGGTGGGCCATTCGATGGGCGGGGGGATTACGCTGGCGACTCTGGAAAATTTCGGCCAGAACTACGTGGGTGGGTTGCCCATGTGCCCGCTGTCGAGCCGCCCGTATTTGCAGTGCCGCAAAGAGTTCGACCTCTACGCAACCTTCAACGGTCTGTTTCCCGGTATCGCCACCCCGCTAGCCGACATTTTCGATTTGTCGAAGCCGTACAAGGCGCAGAACGCCCGCACCATGCCCGAGAAATCGAAAGCCATTCGCACGGCCATACTGGCTAAAGATTCGGTGCTGGCGGTGGCTTTCGCCCGGCGCTACGACCTGAAACTCGACGACCTGCCGATGTCGCTGTTTTTCAACGAAAACGTGCTCCGCGACATCGCCCAGAAAGAAGGCGGCAATCCTTTCGACAACACAAACACGCTCTACAGCGGTTTCCCGAACGACTTGGAGGTGAACCAGAAAGCCGAACGGCTACCCGCCACGGCTGACCCCGACAAGATTTTCAAAAAGTATGACCGGACGGGGAAAATCGACAAGCCAACGGTGCTCATGCACACCGTGTATGACCAGTTGATTCCGGCCCGGTATGCTGTCGATAATTTCGAGAACATGGTGCATCAGCAGGGCCGCGACCAGTATTTCACAGTGCGCTACACCAACGGGCAGGGCCACTGTAATTTCACCCCCGAACAAACCGGTGCTGCCTTCGACGCGCTGCGGGCGTGGGTGAAAACGGGCAAAAAAGCGAAAGCTGGCTACCTTGAATAG
- a CDS encoding MFS transporter, protein MAAPALDIQTSSPIDLSHRPMSAFQWLMVAICFILNFNDGIDVLIVSFSSTAIIAEWGLSKVEMGYVFSAGLAGMTLGCFLIAPLADRRGRRAIFLVSVGVIALGMLGVGLCHNYGLLLALRFLTGLGIGGILPTMAATAAEFSNQKYRDINVGLVQAGWPIGAILTGLFCANYIPVYGWHSAFLVAGGLAVVMWLLVLFFMTDSLDFMLNQRTASGQSARTLTAVNRLLARMNADPIAALPTVQRDAPQPGLPALLGTTYKRNTLTVWVGAFFGFMTLYTLMSWVPTIAKDAGLPFALATGVGIMLNVGAALGSASIGAFGSRFGLRQSVLTFMLVAFAVMQVYAFTPLTPTLIFGLVLLIGFFVQGGFNGIWPTLSRLYPAGIRATGVGYTVGIGRLGAILGPLLFGYLSDGGVSIQTLFVLFSLPLLVMGCCIWSLRSGQL, encoded by the coding sequence ATGGCAGCACCTGCGCTCGACATACAGACATCATCGCCCATCGACCTGTCGCACCGGCCCATGTCGGCGTTTCAGTGGCTGATGGTTGCTATCTGCTTCATTCTGAACTTCAACGACGGTATCGACGTGCTCATCGTATCGTTTTCGAGCACGGCCATTATCGCGGAGTGGGGGCTGTCGAAGGTGGAGATGGGGTACGTGTTCAGCGCGGGGCTGGCCGGCATGACGCTGGGCTGTTTCCTGATTGCCCCCCTTGCCGACCGCCGGGGCCGACGAGCAATTTTTCTGGTGTCGGTGGGTGTGATTGCGCTTGGGATGCTGGGGGTGGGGCTATGCCATAACTACGGGCTGCTGCTGGCGCTGCGCTTCCTGACGGGGCTGGGCATCGGTGGAATCCTGCCGACGATGGCGGCTACAGCGGCTGAGTTCTCTAACCAGAAATACCGCGACATCAACGTGGGGCTGGTGCAGGCGGGCTGGCCGATCGGTGCTATCCTGACGGGCCTCTTCTGTGCCAACTACATCCCGGTCTATGGCTGGCATAGTGCCTTTCTGGTGGCGGGTGGCCTTGCGGTGGTGATGTGGCTGCTCGTGCTATTTTTCATGACCGACTCACTTGACTTTATGCTCAATCAGCGAACCGCCAGTGGGCAATCGGCGAGAACGCTGACGGCCGTGAACCGGCTTCTGGCCCGCATGAACGCCGACCCAATCGCTGCGTTGCCAACCGTTCAGCGGGATGCTCCGCAGCCGGGGCTACCGGCTCTGCTGGGAACGACCTACAAACGAAATACGCTGACGGTGTGGGTGGGGGCTTTTTTCGGGTTTATGACGCTCTACACGCTCATGAGCTGGGTGCCAACCATTGCGAAAGACGCGGGCCTGCCGTTTGCGCTGGCTACTGGCGTGGGCATCATGCTGAACGTTGGGGCTGCGCTGGGGTCGGCTTCCATCGGTGCCTTCGGGAGTCGGTTCGGGCTGCGCCAAAGTGTCCTGACATTTATGCTGGTGGCTTTTGCGGTGATGCAGGTCTACGCATTCACCCCGCTGACGCCCACCCTGATTTTCGGGCTGGTGCTGCTGATTGGCTTCTTCGTGCAGGGTGGTTTCAACGGTATCTGGCCCACGCTGTCGCGGCTGTACCCGGCGGGTATCCGGGCGACGGGCGTGGGTTATACGGTTGGTATCGGGCGGCTGGGGGCCATTCTGGGTCCGCTGCTGTTCGGCTACCTCTCCGACGGTGGGGTCAGCATTCAGACCCTGTTTGTGCTGTTTTCTCTGCCACTGCTCGTAATGGGGTGCTGCATCTGGTCGCTCCGCTCCGGGCAACTGTGA
- a CDS encoding zinc-dependent alcohol dehydrogenase, producing MMNAFFLEKPQQLSARNIPVPEPGRGEVRVKLAQVGVCGSDVHVFLGHRPLSRPTVIGHEGYGFIDKLGAAVTNRTIGERVVIEPNIPCMNCRFCFTGKGHICPNKRVIGLTENGCFAEYVCLPSAFCWAIPDEIDAANAVCIEPTAVSVHALFLSSARPGDTIAVVGLGAIGLLLTHLALRLGYRVLVSEISESKLQKAVNEGAIAAQGDAPTLNAIWEAHEVAAVFECAGSAGAVSLVAGAAPRGSEIVLLGLSEKHAQFTPLKIAREGITIVPSLIYQHPTDFRRTIELIRRQQITPATIISGYYPLNDIQAAFERAATGEESKLIIDLTA from the coding sequence ATGATGAACGCATTTTTTCTGGAAAAACCGCAGCAGCTATCGGCCCGCAACATACCCGTGCCGGAGCCGGGGCGGGGTGAGGTGCGGGTCAAGCTGGCGCAGGTGGGGGTCTGCGGCTCCGACGTACACGTGTTTCTGGGGCACCGGCCCCTCAGCCGCCCAACGGTTATTGGGCACGAAGGCTATGGATTTATCGATAAGCTGGGCGCAGCCGTCACAAACCGAACTATCGGCGAACGGGTAGTTATTGAACCCAACATTCCGTGCATGAACTGTCGGTTTTGCTTCACTGGGAAAGGACACATCTGCCCCAACAAGCGGGTAATTGGCCTGACCGAAAACGGTTGCTTTGCCGAATATGTCTGCCTGCCATCAGCGTTCTGCTGGGCCATTCCCGACGAAATCGACGCGGCCAATGCGGTCTGTATCGAGCCAACGGCGGTAAGCGTTCACGCTCTGTTTTTGTCGTCGGCCCGGCCGGGCGATACCATCGCGGTGGTGGGGCTGGGGGCTATCGGACTGTTGCTCACGCACCTTGCGCTGCGGCTGGGCTATCGGGTGCTCGTCAGCGAAATCAGCGAGTCGAAATTGCAAAAGGCTGTGAATGAGGGGGCTATTGCCGCACAGGGCGACGCCCCAACGCTGAACGCCATCTGGGAAGCTCACGAGGTAGCGGCTGTCTTCGAATGTGCGGGGTCGGCCGGGGCCGTGTCGCTGGTAGCCGGGGCGGCACCGCGCGGGTCGGAAATTGTGCTGTTGGGCCTGTCGGAAAAGCACGCGCAGTTTACGCCCCTCAAAATTGCCCGCGAAGGCATTACCATCGTTCCGTCGCTTATCTATCAGCACCCGACTGACTTCCGCCGAACCATCGAACTCATTCGCCGACAGCAGATTACACCCGCCACCATCATCTCCGGCTACTACCCGTTGAACGACATTCAGGCTGCGTTTGAGCGAGCCGCGACGGGCGAGGAAAGTAAGCTGATTATCGACCTGACCGCCTGA